In a genomic window of Salminus brasiliensis chromosome 12, fSalBra1.hap2, whole genome shotgun sequence:
- the asphd1 gene encoding aspartate beta-hydroxylase domain-containing protein 2 produces MSWSLDLLPLPPCVELGGPPLSGLLWTLLLLFLWYCYRVGSDPPSCRSHVGALKSGSAHSALSRSSADPGRSVPKASPAITMETGEEEEGAECYLTPVLSHAPFPAQAAPGSRKLYTALQEYAKRYSWAGMGRIHKGLRNQARMNDRSSIQKPHLFHLPDVPSIPFFPRDAHRHDIEVLEASYSIILAEFQAVYQRGIDTKLGWMYQGPKGQAVFPLYNAGVCVASNCRACPCTYRTLLSLRTFISSNSLGAAGFWVLGPGASLGGAYGPTNTRLRCHLGLQTPAQCELVVGGEPQCWSEGHCLLVDDSFLHTISHNGGTEDGPRVIFSVDLWHPNVAAAERQALDYIFSPEQ; encoded by the exons ATGTCCTGGTCACTGGACCTGCTTCCTCTGCCTCCTTGTGTAGAGCTGGGTGGGCCTCCCCTCAGTGGTCTGCTGTGGACCCTGCTGCTGCTCTTTCTGTGGTACTGCTACCGTGTGGGCTCTGACCCACCATCGTGCCGGAGTCACGTAGGGGCTCTGAAGTCCGGCTCCGCCCACTCTGCCTTGTCCCGCTCCTCCGCTGACCCGGGGAGGTCAGTCCCAAAAGCGTCACCAGCGATCACCATGGAGACaggtgaagaagaggagggaGCGGAGTGTTACCTCACCCCTGTTTTAAGCCACGCACCCTTCCCCGCCCAGGCAGCACCAGGAAGCAGGAAACTGTACACAGCTCTGCAGGAGTATGCCAAACGCTACAGCTGGGCCGGGATGGGTCGCATCCACAAGGGCCTGCGCAACCAG GCTAGGATGAACGATCGCTCCTCCATCCAGAAGCCACACCTCTTCCACCTGCCAGATGTTCCCAGCATCCCATTCTTCCCTCGAGACGCTCATCGCCATGACATTGAAGTCCTGGAGGCCAGCTATTCTATAATCCTCGCTGAATTCCAGGCAGTCTACCAGAGAGGCATTGACACAAAGTTGGGGTGGATGTACCAAGGACCTAAG GGCCAGGCAGTGTTTCCGCTTTATAACGCAGGAGTTTGTGTGGCAAGTAACTGTCGTGCGTGTCCGTGCACATACCGTACCCTCCTCTCCCTCAGAACCTTCATCAGCAGTAACTCTCTTGGGGCCGCAGGCTTCTGGGTGTTGGGCCCTGGGGCTTCATTGGGAGGAGCTTACGGCCCCACCAACACTCGCCTACGCTGCCATTTGG GTCTCCAGACTCCTGCCCAGTGTGAGCTGGTGGTGGGTGGTGAGCCGCAGTGCTGGTCTGAAGGACACTGCCTTCTAGTGGACGATTCTTTCTTGCACACCATCTCTCATAACG GTGGCACTGAAGATGGCCCAAGGGTGATTTTCAGTGTGGATCTGTGGCACCCAAATGTGGCTGCAGCAGAGAGACAGGCTCTGGACTACATCTTTTCTCCTGAGCAGTAA
- the sez6l2 gene encoding seizure protein 6 homolog isoform X2, producing the protein MVSTILAVTLCVTLLHVTTGAAFVTPDPEAPPTMTSDPRPLGTTTNPTQAVPSVDPASTVMSPGVLTTAVTSSAAPQVGQSGRRGAVTSPPAEEETTTTLITTTTITTVHTPVQCNASLSGMEGIVESPDPLSSSAPFSPLECTYSITVYPGYGVEIQVKKMNLSKEESLTILGLGEPGPELLANESMMSEGQVIRSATNQVQIHYRSLKQTNHGVFSFHYQAFLLSCSFPLSPEGGGVTVTDIHPGGQAHFHCDPGFQVRGHEVATCLNSTRPRWSMPEPQCVAVSCGGWIRNATVGRILSPTVPSTSNLSSGSNLSCHWLLEAKDGHRLHLHFERVALDEDDDKLIVRGGNNSNSPLLFDSDLDDVPERGIVSEGSSLYLELTADSSSIPLLLALRYEAFDGEHCYEPYVPHGNFSSSDMSFPLGTTVTFSCSPGFVMEQGSGVMECVDSSDPHWNESEPVCRALCGGELTDAAGTVLSPDWPQSYSKGQDCVWQIHVTEDKRIELDVQILNIRHNDILTIFDGHDLMSHVIGQYLGSRERFRVVSGGSEVTIQFQSDPDDSSFTLSQGFLIHYREVEPNDTCPTLPPVEFGWSSSSHPSLVRGSVLTYQCQPGYDIVGSDIITCQWDLSWSNSPPTCVKIQQCPDPGEVVNGARSVHPELGFAVGTVVRFTCNQGYQLEGPSQISCHGRDTGMPKWSDRSPKCVLKYDPCPNPGVPDNGYQTLYKHSYQAGETLRFFCYEGYELIGEVIINCVPGHPSQWNSPPPFCKVAYEELLEDHHLEVAQTLEASHQMLSENIALAIILPIILVILLIGGIYMYYTNVCRLQWKPLFWKSLSHTHSYSPITVESDFNNPLYEAGDTREYEVSI; encoded by the exons ATGGTGTCCACAATTCTTGCTGTGACGCTATGTGTCACACTCCTGCACGTGACTACAG GTGCAGCTTTTGTGACCCCCGATCCCGAAGCTCCTCCCACCATGACATCTGACCCACGTCCATTGG GTACAACCACCAACCCAACGCAGGCCGTCCCTTCCGTCGACCCAGCCTCAACAGTGATGTCACCAGGTGTTCTCACTACTGCCGTGACATCATCTGCGGCACCCCAAGTTGGCCAATCAGGAAGGCGAGGTGCTGTGACATCACCCCCAGCTGAGGAGGAGACCACAACAACGCTGATTACCACAACGACAATAACTACGGTTCACACACCAG TGCAGTGCAATGCTAGTCTGTCTGGAATGGAGGGGATAGTGGAGTCTCCAGACCCCCTCTCCTCCTCGGCCCCCTTTTCACCACTTGAGTGCACCTACAGTATTACTGTGTATCCTGGATATGGGGTGGAAATACAG GTGAAGAAGATGAACTTATCCAAGGAGGAGTCCCTCACCATCCTGGGGCTGGGGGAGCCAGGGCCTGAACTACTAGCCAATGAGAGCATGATGAGCGAGGGTCAGGTGATCCGCAGCGCAACCAACCAGGTGCAGATTCACTATCGGAGCCTGAAACAGACCAATCACGGTGTTTTCAGCTTTCATTACCAAG CGTTCCTCCTCTCCTGCTCATTCCCTCTATCTccagagggaggaggagtgacTGTGACGGATATTCACCCTGGGGGCCAGGCTCATTTCCACTGTGACCCTGGTTTCCAGGTTAGAGGTCATGAGGTGGCCACCTGTCTGAACTCCACCCGACCCCGCTGGAGCATGCCTGAGCCTCAGTGTGTTG CTGTGTCCTGTGGAGGATGGATCAGAAATGCCACAGTGGGCCGTATCCTCTCTCCTACCGTCCCCTCCACCAGTAATCTCAGCAGCGGCAGTAACTTGAGCTGTCATTGGCTGCTGGAGGCCAAAGACGGCCACAGGCTCCACCTCCACTTCGAGAGAGTGGCTCTTGATGAGGATGATGACAA ACTGATCGTCCGAGGTGGGAATAACTCTAACTCTCCCCTCCTCTTCGACTCGGATCTGGACGATGTTCCGGAGCGTGGAATTGTGAGTGAGGGATCGTCTCTCTATCTGGAGCTAACGGCAGACTCCTCCTCCATCCCTCTGCTGCTGGCACTTCGTTACGAGG CATTCGATGGAGAGCACTGTTATGAACCCTACGTTCCTCATGGAAATTTCAGCAGCAGTGACATGTCCTTCCCTCTCGGCACGACCGTAACCTTCTCCTGCTCCCCTGGCTTTGTCATGGAGCAGGGATCAGGGGTCATGGAGTGTGTTGACTCCAGTGACCCTCACTGGAACGAAAGCGAGCCTGTTTGCAGAG CTCTGTGTGGCGGTGAGCTAACGGACGCAGCCGGAACAGTACTGTCTCCTGATTGGCCACAAAGCTACTCTAAGGGTCAGGATTGTGTGTGGCAAATCCATGTCACCGAGGACAAGCGCATCGAGCTGGACGTGCAGAT TCTCAACATCCGTCACAACGACATTCTGACCATATTTGATGGGCATGACCTCATGTCCCATGTGATTGGCCAGTACTTGGGCTCACGGGAGAGGTTCCGGGTTGTGTCCGGTGGCTCAGAGGTCACTATTCAGTTTCAAAGTGACCCCGACGATTCCAGCTTCACCCTCAGCCAAGGCTTCCTCATCCACTATCGAG AGGTTGAGCCTAATGACACATGTCCGACTCTCCCGCCGGTCGAATTTGGCTGGAGTAGCTCCTCCCACCCTTCTCTTGTGAGGGGCAGTGTGCTCACCTATCAGTGTCAGCCTGGCTATGACATTGTGGGCTCTGACATCATCACATGCCAGTGGGATCTGTCCTGGAGCAACAGCCCACCTACTTGTGTAAAAA TCCAGCAGTGCCCTGACCCAGGGGAGGTGGTGAACGGAGCACGCTCTGTGCATCCAGAGTTAGGCTTTGCAGTTGGGACGGTAGTGCGCTTCACTTGTAACCAAGGTTACCAGCTGGAAGGCCCCAGCCAAATTTCCTGTCATGGCAGAGACACCGGCATGCCCAAGTGGAGTGACCGCAGCCCCAAAtgtgtct TGAAGTATGATCCGTGCCCTAATCCCGGTGTGCCAGACAACGGATACCAGACTCTATATAAACATAGTTACCAAGCAGGGGAGACTCTGCGCTTTTTCTGTTATGAAGGTTATGAACTGATTGGAGAAGTCATCATCAACTGTGTCCCAGGCCACCCCTCTCAGTGGAACAGCCCACCTCCTTTCTGCAAGG TGGCCTATGAGGAGCTACTGGAAGATCACCATCTAGAag TCGCCCAGACATTAGAGGCTTCCCACCAGATGCTGAGTGAGAACATTGCATTGGCCATCATCTTGCCAATCATTCTGGTCATCCTTTTGATTGGCGGAATCTACATGTACTACACTAA TGTTTGTAGGTTGCAGTGGAAGCCTTTGTTTTGGAAGTCCCTCTCACACACCCACTCCTACAGTCCTATCACAGTGGAGTCTGATTTTAACAACCCCCTGTATGAAGCAGGG GACACGAGGGAGTATGAAGTGTCCATCTAA
- the sez6l2 gene encoding seizure protein 6 homolog isoform X1, with product MVSTILAVTLCVTLLHVTTGAAFVTPDPEAPPTMTSDPRPLGELIHAALMSKEYLGQSSGNIGTTTNPTQAVPSVDPASTVMSPGVLTTAVTSSAAPQVGQSGRRGAVTSPPAEEETTTTLITTTTITTVHTPVQCNASLSGMEGIVESPDPLSSSAPFSPLECTYSITVYPGYGVEIQVKKMNLSKEESLTILGLGEPGPELLANESMMSEGQVIRSATNQVQIHYRSLKQTNHGVFSFHYQAFLLSCSFPLSPEGGGVTVTDIHPGGQAHFHCDPGFQVRGHEVATCLNSTRPRWSMPEPQCVAVSCGGWIRNATVGRILSPTVPSTSNLSSGSNLSCHWLLEAKDGHRLHLHFERVALDEDDDKLIVRGGNNSNSPLLFDSDLDDVPERGIVSEGSSLYLELTADSSSIPLLLALRYEAFDGEHCYEPYVPHGNFSSSDMSFPLGTTVTFSCSPGFVMEQGSGVMECVDSSDPHWNESEPVCRALCGGELTDAAGTVLSPDWPQSYSKGQDCVWQIHVTEDKRIELDVQILNIRHNDILTIFDGHDLMSHVIGQYLGSRERFRVVSGGSEVTIQFQSDPDDSSFTLSQGFLIHYREVEPNDTCPTLPPVEFGWSSSSHPSLVRGSVLTYQCQPGYDIVGSDIITCQWDLSWSNSPPTCVKIQQCPDPGEVVNGARSVHPELGFAVGTVVRFTCNQGYQLEGPSQISCHGRDTGMPKWSDRSPKCVLKYDPCPNPGVPDNGYQTLYKHSYQAGETLRFFCYEGYELIGEVIINCVPGHPSQWNSPPPFCKVAYEELLEDHHLEVAQTLEASHQMLSENIALAIILPIILVILLIGGIYMYYTNVCRLQWKPLFWKSLSHTHSYSPITVESDFNNPLYEAGDTREYEVSI from the exons ATGGTGTCCACAATTCTTGCTGTGACGCTATGTGTCACACTCCTGCACGTGACTACAG GTGCAGCTTTTGTGACCCCCGATCCCGAAGCTCCTCCCACCATGACATCTGACCCACGTCCATTGGGTGAGTTGATCCATGCAGCGTTGATGAGTAAGGAGTATCTTGGCCAATCTTCTGGCAACATAG GTACAACCACCAACCCAACGCAGGCCGTCCCTTCCGTCGACCCAGCCTCAACAGTGATGTCACCAGGTGTTCTCACTACTGCCGTGACATCATCTGCGGCACCCCAAGTTGGCCAATCAGGAAGGCGAGGTGCTGTGACATCACCCCCAGCTGAGGAGGAGACCACAACAACGCTGATTACCACAACGACAATAACTACGGTTCACACACCAG TGCAGTGCAATGCTAGTCTGTCTGGAATGGAGGGGATAGTGGAGTCTCCAGACCCCCTCTCCTCCTCGGCCCCCTTTTCACCACTTGAGTGCACCTACAGTATTACTGTGTATCCTGGATATGGGGTGGAAATACAG GTGAAGAAGATGAACTTATCCAAGGAGGAGTCCCTCACCATCCTGGGGCTGGGGGAGCCAGGGCCTGAACTACTAGCCAATGAGAGCATGATGAGCGAGGGTCAGGTGATCCGCAGCGCAACCAACCAGGTGCAGATTCACTATCGGAGCCTGAAACAGACCAATCACGGTGTTTTCAGCTTTCATTACCAAG CGTTCCTCCTCTCCTGCTCATTCCCTCTATCTccagagggaggaggagtgacTGTGACGGATATTCACCCTGGGGGCCAGGCTCATTTCCACTGTGACCCTGGTTTCCAGGTTAGAGGTCATGAGGTGGCCACCTGTCTGAACTCCACCCGACCCCGCTGGAGCATGCCTGAGCCTCAGTGTGTTG CTGTGTCCTGTGGAGGATGGATCAGAAATGCCACAGTGGGCCGTATCCTCTCTCCTACCGTCCCCTCCACCAGTAATCTCAGCAGCGGCAGTAACTTGAGCTGTCATTGGCTGCTGGAGGCCAAAGACGGCCACAGGCTCCACCTCCACTTCGAGAGAGTGGCTCTTGATGAGGATGATGACAA ACTGATCGTCCGAGGTGGGAATAACTCTAACTCTCCCCTCCTCTTCGACTCGGATCTGGACGATGTTCCGGAGCGTGGAATTGTGAGTGAGGGATCGTCTCTCTATCTGGAGCTAACGGCAGACTCCTCCTCCATCCCTCTGCTGCTGGCACTTCGTTACGAGG CATTCGATGGAGAGCACTGTTATGAACCCTACGTTCCTCATGGAAATTTCAGCAGCAGTGACATGTCCTTCCCTCTCGGCACGACCGTAACCTTCTCCTGCTCCCCTGGCTTTGTCATGGAGCAGGGATCAGGGGTCATGGAGTGTGTTGACTCCAGTGACCCTCACTGGAACGAAAGCGAGCCTGTTTGCAGAG CTCTGTGTGGCGGTGAGCTAACGGACGCAGCCGGAACAGTACTGTCTCCTGATTGGCCACAAAGCTACTCTAAGGGTCAGGATTGTGTGTGGCAAATCCATGTCACCGAGGACAAGCGCATCGAGCTGGACGTGCAGAT TCTCAACATCCGTCACAACGACATTCTGACCATATTTGATGGGCATGACCTCATGTCCCATGTGATTGGCCAGTACTTGGGCTCACGGGAGAGGTTCCGGGTTGTGTCCGGTGGCTCAGAGGTCACTATTCAGTTTCAAAGTGACCCCGACGATTCCAGCTTCACCCTCAGCCAAGGCTTCCTCATCCACTATCGAG AGGTTGAGCCTAATGACACATGTCCGACTCTCCCGCCGGTCGAATTTGGCTGGAGTAGCTCCTCCCACCCTTCTCTTGTGAGGGGCAGTGTGCTCACCTATCAGTGTCAGCCTGGCTATGACATTGTGGGCTCTGACATCATCACATGCCAGTGGGATCTGTCCTGGAGCAACAGCCCACCTACTTGTGTAAAAA TCCAGCAGTGCCCTGACCCAGGGGAGGTGGTGAACGGAGCACGCTCTGTGCATCCAGAGTTAGGCTTTGCAGTTGGGACGGTAGTGCGCTTCACTTGTAACCAAGGTTACCAGCTGGAAGGCCCCAGCCAAATTTCCTGTCATGGCAGAGACACCGGCATGCCCAAGTGGAGTGACCGCAGCCCCAAAtgtgtct TGAAGTATGATCCGTGCCCTAATCCCGGTGTGCCAGACAACGGATACCAGACTCTATATAAACATAGTTACCAAGCAGGGGAGACTCTGCGCTTTTTCTGTTATGAAGGTTATGAACTGATTGGAGAAGTCATCATCAACTGTGTCCCAGGCCACCCCTCTCAGTGGAACAGCCCACCTCCTTTCTGCAAGG TGGCCTATGAGGAGCTACTGGAAGATCACCATCTAGAag TCGCCCAGACATTAGAGGCTTCCCACCAGATGCTGAGTGAGAACATTGCATTGGCCATCATCTTGCCAATCATTCTGGTCATCCTTTTGATTGGCGGAATCTACATGTACTACACTAA TGTTTGTAGGTTGCAGTGGAAGCCTTTGTTTTGGAAGTCCCTCTCACACACCCACTCCTACAGTCCTATCACAGTGGAGTCTGATTTTAACAACCCCCTGTATGAAGCAGGG GACACGAGGGAGTATGAAGTGTCCATCTAA